From the genome of Paraburkholderia aromaticivorans, one region includes:
- a CDS encoding ABC transporter substrate-binding protein: MRVLHLLSRIAVSARSIAARAASAAVLAGAALGVFVAPPAHADDHVSLLTSWYAQAEHGGFYQAVATGIYKKYGLDVTIKMGGPQVNGMQLLAGGQADFLLGYDFQVLSSVEAGIPVTTVAAAFQYDPQGMMTHADVTSLAGLKNKTILVAGSGRTTWWPWLKAKYGYTEAQARPYTFNLQPFFADPNVAMQAYPSSETFQAEQAHANAHFFLFADDGYPPYNSTIVTMRDTMKNKPDVVARFVKASMEGWKSYLNDPAPGNALIKKDNPQMSDAQLAYGVAQLKKLKLVTGGDAAAQGIGTMSDARWKKTFDYMVDAKLLKPATDYHAAYTLQFIQNAKVMP; encoded by the coding sequence ATGCGCGTGTTGCATCTTCTCTCCCGCATTGCAGTGTCCGCTCGTTCAATCGCGGCCCGTGCCGCTAGCGCCGCCGTCCTGGCCGGCGCTGCGCTTGGCGTATTCGTTGCGCCGCCGGCTCACGCCGACGACCACGTCAGCCTGCTGACGAGCTGGTATGCGCAAGCCGAGCACGGCGGTTTCTATCAGGCCGTCGCGACCGGCATCTACAAGAAATACGGGCTCGACGTCACGATCAAAATGGGCGGTCCGCAGGTCAACGGCATGCAATTGCTGGCCGGCGGGCAGGCGGACTTTCTGCTCGGCTACGACTTCCAGGTGCTCTCCAGCGTGGAAGCCGGCATTCCTGTCACCACCGTGGCCGCCGCGTTCCAGTACGACCCGCAAGGCATGATGACCCACGCCGACGTGACCAGTCTCGCCGGCCTGAAGAACAAGACGATCCTCGTCGCCGGTTCGGGCCGCACGACGTGGTGGCCGTGGCTGAAGGCGAAGTACGGCTACACCGAGGCTCAAGCGCGTCCGTACACCTTCAACCTGCAACCGTTCTTTGCCGATCCGAACGTGGCGATGCAGGCGTATCCGTCGTCGGAAACGTTCCAGGCGGAGCAGGCTCATGCGAACGCGCACTTCTTCCTGTTCGCCGATGACGGCTATCCGCCGTACAACTCGACCATCGTCACGATGCGCGACACGATGAAAAACAAGCCGGACGTCGTGGCGCGTTTCGTGAAGGCGTCGATGGAAGGGTGGAAGAGCTATCTGAACGATCCCGCACCAGGCAATGCGTTGATCAAGAAAGACAACCCGCAGATGAGCGACGCCCAACTCGCCTACGGCGTGGCGCAACTGAAGAAACTCAAGCTCGTAACCGGCGGCGATGCGGCCGCGCAAGGCATCGGCACGATGAGCGACGCGCGCTGGAAAAAGACCTTCGATTACATGGTCGACGCGAAACTGCTCAAGCCCGCTACCGACTATCACGCGGCCTACACGCTGCAATTCATTCAGAACGCGAAGGTGATGCCTTGA
- a CDS encoding YeaH/YhbH family protein, with product MLHQIIDRRLAGKNKSIANRERFLRRVKNYIRRAVSEAVRDRSIKDIQNTQSITIPRKDIAEPSFRHGPGGKREMVHPGNADYIRGDKIQRPQGGGGGGGGNQASNEGEGQDDFVFELSREEFMQYFFDDLELPRLVKTHLMAVPTWKSIRAGWAAEGTPNNIDVVRSLRSALGRRIALGAPLVNQLHEMERQLEVMKADPDDRRDEIKLLEEEIHHLRGRIWRIPFIDPFDLRYVNRVKQPTPSSQAVMFCLMDVSGSMDEQRKDLAKRFFILLYLFLKRNYEKIEVVFIRHHTRAEEVDEDTFFHSTESGGTVVSSALELMQKVMDERYSPTEWNIYGAQASDGDNWTDDSPKCRKILSDDILEKVRYFAYIQVTPEEQNLWLEYAQLALSQPHMAMKKVETAADIYPVFRELFEKQAANS from the coding sequence GTGCTTCATCAAATCATCGACCGCAGGTTGGCAGGCAAGAACAAGAGCATTGCGAATCGCGAACGCTTTTTGCGTCGCGTTAAGAACTATATTCGTCGCGCCGTTTCGGAAGCCGTGCGCGATCGCAGCATCAAGGATATTCAGAACACCCAGAGCATCACCATTCCGCGCAAGGACATCGCGGAACCGTCGTTCCGGCATGGCCCCGGCGGCAAGCGGGAAATGGTGCATCCGGGCAATGCCGACTACATTCGTGGCGACAAGATCCAGCGCCCGCAAGGCGGCGGTGGTGGAGGCGGGGGCAACCAGGCCAGCAATGAAGGCGAGGGTCAGGACGACTTCGTGTTCGAGCTGAGCCGCGAAGAATTCATGCAGTATTTCTTCGACGATCTCGAACTGCCGCGTCTCGTCAAAACCCATCTGATGGCCGTGCCCACGTGGAAGAGCATCCGCGCGGGCTGGGCCGCCGAAGGCACGCCGAACAACATCGACGTGGTTCGTTCGCTGCGCAGCGCACTTGGCCGCCGCATTGCGCTCGGTGCGCCGCTCGTCAACCAGTTGCACGAGATGGAACGGCAACTGGAGGTGATGAAAGCCGATCCCGACGATCGTCGCGACGAGATCAAATTGCTCGAAGAGGAAATTCACCATTTGCGTGGGCGCATCTGGCGGATTCCGTTTATCGATCCGTTCGATTTGCGCTATGTGAACCGCGTGAAGCAGCCCACGCCGTCCAGCCAGGCGGTGATGTTTTGTCTGATGGATGTGTCCGGTTCCATGGACGAGCAGCGCAAGGATCTCGCCAAGCGCTTCTTCATTCTGCTGTATCTGTTTCTCAAGCGTAACTACGAGAAGATCGAAGTGGTGTTCATTCGCCACCATACGCGCGCCGAGGAAGTCGACGAAGACACCTTCTTCCACTCGACCGAAAGCGGCGGCACGGTCGTGTCGAGCGCGCTGGAGCTGATGCAGAAGGTAATGGACGAGCGCTATTCGCCGACTGAATGGAATATTTACGGCGCTCAGGCTTCGGACGGCGACAACTGGACCGACGACTCGCCAAAGTGCCGCAAGATTCTCTCTGATGACATCCTGGAGAAGGTGCGCTATTTTGCGTATATTCAGGTGACGCCGGAAGAGCAGAACTTGTGGCTGGAATATGCGCAATTAGCCCTGAGCCAGCCGCACATGGCGATGAAGAAGGTCGAGACCGCGGCTGACATTTATCCGGTGTTTCGTGAATTGTTTGAAAAGCAGGCGGCTAATTCATGA
- a CDS encoding ABC transporter permease, protein MKALAPWMVGVVVLACWQAWCVVMKVPAYLVPSPAAIVSELVQDAPLLFGSLLATLKITLLAFALATVLGVVIALLFVQSPLIEASLFPYAILLQVTPVVAIAPLIIIWVKDMNVALVLCATLVALFPIISNTVLGLRSVNPGLINLFRINRATRWQTLVRLRIPSALPYFFGGLRISSGLSLIGAVVAEFVAGTGGSGAGLAYQILQAGFQLNIPRLFAALLLITVTGVVLFAITAWVSRAGLRGWHDSQL, encoded by the coding sequence ATGAAGGCGCTCGCGCCGTGGATGGTCGGCGTCGTGGTGCTGGCGTGCTGGCAAGCCTGGTGCGTGGTGATGAAGGTGCCGGCGTATCTGGTGCCGTCGCCGGCGGCGATCGTGAGCGAGCTGGTGCAGGACGCGCCGCTGCTGTTCGGCAGCCTGCTTGCGACCCTGAAGATCACGCTGTTGGCGTTCGCGCTGGCCACGGTGCTGGGCGTCGTCATCGCGTTGCTGTTCGTGCAGAGTCCACTGATCGAGGCGAGCCTCTTTCCCTACGCGATCCTGTTGCAGGTCACGCCGGTCGTGGCGATCGCGCCGTTGATCATCATCTGGGTCAAGGACATGAACGTCGCGCTGGTCTTGTGCGCGACGCTGGTGGCGTTGTTCCCGATCATCTCGAACACGGTGCTCGGCTTGCGCAGCGTGAACCCCGGCTTGATCAACCTCTTCAGGATCAATCGGGCGACCCGCTGGCAGACGTTGGTGCGTTTGCGGATTCCGAGCGCGTTGCCGTATTTCTTCGGCGGCCTGCGCATTTCGAGCGGGTTGTCGCTGATCGGCGCGGTGGTGGCGGAGTTCGTCGCCGGTACGGGCGGCAGCGGCGCGGGGCTCGCCTATCAGATCTTGCAGGCGGGTTTTCAGCTGAATATTCCGCGTCTGTTCGCGGCGCTACTGCTGATCACCGTGACGGGCGTGGTGCTGTTCGCCATCACGGCGTGGGTGTCGCGCGCGGGTTTGCGCGGCTGGCACGACAGCCAGCTTTGA
- a CDS encoding amidohydrolase family protein has translation MTTHDTTHHTTPGTLIRNAAAIMTGGRGSADDPARVSGPDIRIVGDTIDAIGALTPRPGETIVDATDCVVYPAWVNTHHHLFQSLLKGDTAGLDATLTPWLAATPYRFRALFDERRFRLAARIGLIELARSGCATVADHNYVYYPNMPFDSSAILFEEAGKLGLRFVLLRGGATQTRQLEAELPTALRPETLDAYIADIERLAARFHDASPRAMQRVVMAPTTVLYSISPAEMRATAAVARRLGLRLHSHLSETVGYQDSAHAMYRQSPVAFCGEHNWLGSDVWYAHLVKVDADEIALLAQTGTGVAHCPQSNGRLGSGICPVREMADAGVPVSIGVDGAASNEAADMISEVHMTWLAQRARRGMLAQPTFRGGNFEGGANAASVADVIHWGTAGGARIMGLDEVGRIAVGFAADLAVYRLDDPRYFGLHDPAIGPVASGGRPSLAALFSAGKRVVADDRIDGVDLKELAREARAAVRELLEEVV, from the coding sequence ATGACGACACACGATACGACACACCACACGACACCTGGCACGCTGATCCGCAACGCGGCGGCGATCATGACCGGCGGCCGCGGATCGGCCGACGATCCCGCGCGCGTGAGCGGTCCTGACATTCGCATTGTCGGCGACACGATCGACGCGATCGGCGCGCTCACCCCGCGGCCGGGCGAGACGATCGTCGACGCCACCGATTGCGTCGTCTATCCGGCATGGGTCAACACGCATCATCACCTGTTCCAGTCGCTGCTCAAGGGCGACACGGCGGGACTGGACGCCACGCTCACGCCGTGGCTCGCCGCGACGCCGTATCGCTTCCGGGCGCTCTTCGACGAGCGGCGCTTCCGGCTCGCGGCGCGCATCGGCCTGATCGAACTGGCGCGCTCGGGCTGCGCGACGGTGGCCGACCACAACTACGTGTACTACCCGAACATGCCGTTCGACAGTTCGGCGATTCTCTTCGAAGAGGCCGGGAAGCTCGGCTTGCGTTTCGTGTTGCTGCGCGGCGGCGCGACGCAAACGCGCCAGCTCGAGGCCGAACTGCCGACCGCGTTGCGCCCTGAAACACTCGACGCCTACATTGCCGATATCGAACGGCTCGCCGCCCGTTTCCACGACGCGTCGCCGCGCGCGATGCAGCGTGTCGTGATGGCGCCGACCACCGTGCTGTATTCGATCTCGCCTGCCGAAATGCGCGCGACGGCGGCGGTGGCGCGCCGCCTCGGTCTGCGTCTGCATAGCCATCTCTCGGAGACGGTGGGCTACCAGGACAGCGCGCATGCAATGTACCGGCAATCGCCGGTTGCATTTTGCGGCGAGCACAACTGGCTAGGCAGCGACGTCTGGTACGCGCATCTCGTCAAGGTCGATGCCGACGAGATCGCGCTGCTGGCGCAAACCGGCACGGGCGTCGCCCATTGTCCGCAGAGCAACGGGCGCCTCGGCAGCGGCATTTGTCCGGTGCGCGAAATGGCCGATGCGGGCGTGCCGGTGTCGATCGGCGTCGACGGCGCGGCGTCGAACGAAGCGGCCGACATGATCTCCGAAGTGCACATGACATGGCTCGCGCAACGCGCGCGCCGCGGCATGCTCGCGCAACCCACGTTTCGCGGCGGGAATTTCGAAGGCGGCGCGAACGCCGCGAGTGTGGCCGATGTGATTCACTGGGGCACGGCGGGTGGCGCGCGGATCATGGGCCTCGACGAAGTCGGCAGGATTGCGGTGGGTTTCGCCGCGGATCTCGCGGTATATCGGCTCGACGACCCGCGCTATTTCGGCTTGCACGATCCGGCGATCGGGCCGGTGGCGTCGGGCGGCAGGCCATCGCTCGCGGCGCTGTTTTCTGCTGGAAAGCGCGTGGTGGCCGATGACCGGATCGACGGTGTCGATCTCAAGGAACTGGCGCGCGAGGCGAGGGCGGCTGTGCGGGAGTTGCTGGAGGAGGTGGTGTGA
- a CDS encoding ABC transporter ATP-binding protein, whose amino-acid sequence MAATQALIADVAAPSLSVQRVDKRYANGTIALQDVRLAIEPGEFVSLLGPSGCGKSTLLKMFAGIETPTHGHLRWWGQAFETVGSPGRRMSMVFQEATLMPWATVADNVRLPLDLAHVPRREADARVAAALDGVGLAKFGHVLPRELSGGMQMRASLARALVTEPDLLLLDEPFGALDEFTRNCLDSDLRALWQRRGMTVVFVTHSIYEAVYLSSRVVVMQARPGRIIAEVPIEGPLERDDAYRVSEPFMQHCKTLSELIADAHRASLANEETGVQS is encoded by the coding sequence ATGGCGGCGACTCAAGCCCTTATCGCTGACGTGGCCGCGCCGTCGCTCTCGGTGCAGCGCGTCGACAAGCGCTATGCGAACGGCACGATCGCACTGCAGGACGTGCGCCTCGCCATCGAACCCGGCGAGTTCGTTTCGCTGCTCGGCCCGTCGGGTTGCGGCAAAAGCACGCTGCTGAAAATGTTTGCCGGCATCGAAACGCCCACGCACGGCCATCTGCGCTGGTGGGGGCAAGCGTTCGAGACGGTCGGCTCGCCGGGGCGGCGCATGTCGATGGTGTTTCAGGAGGCGACGCTGATGCCGTGGGCCACGGTCGCCGACAACGTGCGCTTGCCGCTCGATCTCGCGCATGTGCCGCGCCGCGAAGCCGACGCGCGCGTGGCCGCCGCGCTCGACGGCGTGGGGCTCGCGAAATTCGGCCACGTGCTGCCGCGTGAATTGTCGGGCGGCATGCAGATGCGCGCGTCGCTGGCGCGCGCGCTCGTGACCGAGCCGGATCTGCTGCTGCTCGACGAGCCGTTCGGCGCGCTCGACGAATTCACCCGCAACTGCCTCGACAGCGATTTGCGCGCGTTGTGGCAGCGGCGCGGCATGACGGTGGTGTTCGTCACGCACAGCATTTACGAGGCGGTGTATCTGTCGAGCCGCGTGGTCGTGATGCAGGCGCGGCCGGGCCGCATCATCGCCGAAGTGCCGATCGAAGGTCCGCTCGAACGCGACGACGCCTATCGCGTCAGCGAGCCGTTCATGCAGCATTGCAAGACGCTCTCGGAGTTGATTGCCGATGCGCATCGCGCGTCGTTGGCGAACGAAGAAACAGGAGTGCAATCATGA
- a CDS encoding SpoVR family protein — MTNKPPHNEARGEPENGAPERGKGVPQQQQSGHAEAKADDTGAATAGAVDTAAARGHTGTPTEGQREVRMNVADRRPLPCPSDWTFELIEEYDSHIARVAEQYELDVYPIQLELISAEQMMDAYASVGMPVNYRHWSFGKHFLSTEKSYRRGQMGLAYEIVINSNPCIAYLMEENTMTMQALVIAHAAYGHNSFFKGNYLFRLWTDAHAIIDYLVYAKNYIAECEERFGLDRVEELLDSCHALMNYGVDRYKRPQKLSLEKEFAARREREAYLQSQVNELWRTLPTRHTPLPEEIEERYPPEPQENLLYFAEKNAPLLEPWEREVIRIVRKVGQYFYPQRQTQVMNEGWATFWHYTLLNTMYNQGKLEDGFMMEFLHSHSNVVYQPPVTKPYYSGINPYALGFSMMSDIRRICEAPTEEDRKWFPELAGSPWLPAMHYAMRNFKDESFVAQYLSPHLIREMRLFSVLDDDMRDALEVSAIHDDSGYQYVRQALSRQYDMHHREPNIQVWAVNTRGDRSLTLRHFMSDNRHLSGDSDEVLKHMARLWQFDVYLESVDENGTVRKRYECRYVPPAVRV, encoded by the coding sequence ATGACGAACAAGCCCCCGCACAACGAAGCGCGCGGCGAGCCAGAGAACGGCGCGCCGGAGCGCGGGAAAGGCGTGCCGCAGCAGCAACAGTCGGGGCATGCCGAGGCGAAGGCGGACGATACGGGAGCCGCCACGGCCGGAGCAGTCGACACTGCTGCAGCACGGGGACACACCGGAACGCCCACCGAGGGGCAAAGGGAAGTCCGTATGAACGTAGCCGATAGACGGCCTCTGCCGTGCCCGTCCGACTGGACCTTCGAATTGATCGAAGAGTACGACTCGCATATTGCCCGTGTTGCAGAGCAATATGAACTCGACGTGTATCCGATCCAGCTCGAACTCATCAGCGCCGAACAGATGATGGATGCGTACGCGTCCGTCGGCATGCCGGTGAACTACCGTCACTGGTCGTTCGGCAAACACTTTCTCTCTACCGAAAAGAGCTACCGTCGCGGGCAGATGGGCCTCGCGTACGAGATCGTCATCAATTCGAACCCCTGCATCGCGTATCTGATGGAAGAGAACACGATGACGATGCAGGCGCTCGTCATCGCCCACGCGGCCTATGGGCACAACTCGTTTTTCAAGGGCAACTATCTATTCCGGCTGTGGACGGATGCGCACGCGATCATCGACTACCTCGTCTACGCGAAGAACTACATCGCGGAGTGCGAGGAGCGCTTCGGGCTCGACCGGGTCGAAGAACTGCTCGATTCGTGCCACGCGTTGATGAACTACGGCGTGGATCGCTACAAACGTCCGCAAAAGCTCTCGCTGGAAAAGGAGTTCGCGGCGCGCCGCGAACGCGAGGCTTATCTGCAGTCGCAGGTCAACGAACTGTGGCGTACCCTGCCGACCCGGCATACGCCGCTGCCGGAGGAAATCGAGGAGCGCTATCCGCCCGAGCCGCAGGAAAATCTGCTGTATTTCGCGGAGAAGAACGCGCCGTTGCTGGAGCCGTGGGAGCGGGAAGTGATCCGCATCGTGCGCAAGGTCGGGCAGTATTTCTATCCGCAACGGCAAACCCAGGTGATGAACGAGGGGTGGGCGACGTTCTGGCACTACACGTTGCTCAACACCATGTACAACCAGGGCAAGCTGGAAGACGGCTTCATGATGGAGTTTCTCCATTCGCACAGCAATGTGGTCTACCAGCCGCCGGTCACCAAGCCATACTACAGCGGCATCAATCCGTACGCGCTCGGCTTTTCGATGATGAGCGACATTCGCCGGATCTGCGAAGCGCCCACGGAAGAGGACCGCAAGTGGTTCCCGGAACTCGCGGGCAGCCCGTGGCTACCGGCCATGCACTACGCGATGCGCAACTTCAAGGACGAGAGTTTTGTCGCGCAGTATCTGTCGCCGCATCTGATCCGCGAAATGCGCCTCTTCTCGGTGCTCGACGACGACATGCGCGACGCGCTCGAAGTCTCGGCGATTCACGACGACAGCGGTTATCAGTACGTGCGCCAGGCGTTGTCGCGGCAGTACGACATGCATCATCGCGAGCCGAACATTCAGGTGTGGGCGGTAAATACGCGCGGCGACCGGAGTTTGACGCTACGGCATTTCATGAGCGACAACCGGCATCTTTCCGGTGACAGTGACGAAGTGCTCAAGCATATGGCGCGCCTGTGGCAATTCGACGTCTACCTGGAAAGCGTCGATGAGAACGGCACGGTTCGCAAGCGTTACGAGTGCCGCTATGTACCGCCGGCGGTGAGGGTGTGA
- a CDS encoding aromatic ring-hydroxylating oxygenase subunit alpha, whose amino-acid sequence MLVTRQNVLRRFWYAIMPMAQLDAGPQPFTLLGEPIVLWKGAGGKPHALRDRCCHRTAKLSKGFVDSDGNIACGYHGWTYDCSGQCVKIPQNGGGAIPSRAVVPSYRCEERYGYAWVALEDPLQPIPEFPEDGAPGYRRILQFYERWETSPLRMMENSFDNSHFSFVHKGNFGLFDNPKPSKYEFRPHDWGFEAETHVPVRNPPASYRITGTTEEVTERHLINRWFMPFARRFGCVYPVSGIHHIIYNCATPIDDRTLMLSQWLYRNDTEDACSTQELIDWDRPITDEDRDILEATDYDACIDVRRQQECHMESDQPGLLMRRMLLKLLNDHGESEVFREVLPIHVEE is encoded by the coding sequence ATGCTGGTCACCCGTCAAAACGTCCTGCGCCGCTTCTGGTACGCCATCATGCCGATGGCGCAACTCGACGCCGGACCGCAGCCCTTCACCTTGCTCGGCGAGCCGATCGTGTTATGGAAAGGCGCGGGCGGCAAGCCGCACGCGTTGCGCGATCGTTGCTGCCATCGCACGGCGAAACTGTCGAAGGGATTCGTCGATAGCGACGGCAATATCGCCTGCGGCTATCACGGCTGGACCTACGACTGCTCGGGCCAATGCGTGAAAATTCCGCAGAACGGCGGCGGCGCGATTCCGTCGCGCGCCGTGGTGCCGTCATATCGCTGCGAAGAACGCTACGGCTACGCGTGGGTCGCGCTAGAGGACCCGTTGCAGCCCATCCCCGAGTTTCCCGAAGACGGTGCGCCCGGCTATCGCCGCATCCTGCAGTTTTACGAGCGTTGGGAAACGAGTCCGCTGCGCATGATGGAAAACTCGTTCGACAACTCGCATTTCAGCTTTGTGCATAAAGGCAACTTCGGCCTGTTCGACAATCCGAAACCGTCGAAGTACGAATTCCGTCCGCACGATTGGGGCTTCGAAGCCGAGACGCATGTGCCCGTGCGCAATCCGCCGGCGAGCTACCGCATCACCGGCACGACCGAGGAAGTCACCGAGCGGCATCTGATCAACCGCTGGTTCATGCCGTTCGCGCGGCGCTTTGGCTGCGTGTATCCGGTGAGCGGCATCCATCACATTATCTACAACTGCGCGACGCCGATCGACGACCGCACGCTGATGCTGTCGCAATGGCTCTATCGCAACGACACCGAAGACGCGTGTTCGACGCAGGAACTGATCGACTGGGATCGCCCGATCACCGACGAAGACCGCGACATTCTCGAAGCCACCGACTACGACGCGTGCATCGACGTGCGGCGTCAGCAGGAGTGCCATATGGAATCGGATCAGCCCGGCTTGCTGATGCGCCGCATGCTGCTCAAGCTGCTGAACGATCATGGCGAGTCCGAAGTATTTCGCGAAGTATTGCCCATTCACGTGGAGGAATGA
- a CDS encoding DUF1488 domain-containing protein: MSLNFPNPSRSYDASHHCVNFWGYDNAREIAFVVTRSVISNLSPSVGADEPAVLAAFDRHREQILTLARGLYLGGPQNRYTIS, translated from the coding sequence ATGTCCCTCAACTTCCCGAACCCAAGCCGCAGCTATGACGCCTCGCACCACTGCGTCAATTTCTGGGGCTATGACAATGCGCGCGAAATCGCTTTCGTCGTCACCCGTTCGGTGATTTCGAATCTGAGCCCCAGTGTGGGCGCCGACGAACCGGCCGTGCTCGCGGCGTTCGACCGGCATCGCGAGCAAATCCTGACGCTCGCTCGCGGGCTGTATCTCGGCGGCCCGCAAAACCGCTACACGATTTCCTGA
- a CDS encoding MFS family transporter, with the protein MTDLTDQTVASAHDTRRRIFAIVGASSGNLVEWFDFYVYSFCALYFAPAFFPSGNPTTQLLNTAGVFAAGFLMRPIGGWFFGRLADKHGRRRAMMVSVFMMCGGSLVIALLPTYAQIGALAPALLLVARLFQGLSVGGEYGTSATYMSEVALKGRRGFFASFQYVTLIGGQLCALLVLVVLQQTLSTEELKAWGWRVPFVIGALAALIALYLRKSLDETTTAETRHRKEAGTLRGLWVHKGAFMTVLGFTAGGSLIFYTFTTYMQKYLVNTAGMHAKTASNVMTAALFVYMVMQPAFGALSDRIGRRRSMLFFGFFATIGTVPLLHALKDVTSPYAAFGLVVLALAIVSFYTSISGLIKAEMFPPEVRALGVGLSYAVANAIFGGSAEYVALWLKSVGSESAFYWYVTALCAIAGIVSLRMRDPSKEGYLRHEP; encoded by the coding sequence ATGACCGACCTAACCGACCAAACCGTGGCTTCGGCTCACGACACACGGCGCCGCATCTTCGCGATCGTTGGCGCTTCATCGGGCAATCTCGTCGAGTGGTTCGACTTTTACGTGTATTCGTTCTGCGCGCTGTACTTCGCGCCGGCGTTCTTCCCGAGCGGCAATCCGACCACGCAGTTGCTCAACACCGCCGGCGTGTTCGCGGCCGGCTTCCTGATGCGTCCGATCGGCGGCTGGTTCTTCGGCCGTCTCGCCGACAAGCACGGCCGCCGCAGGGCGATGATGGTGTCGGTGTTCATGATGTGCGGCGGCTCGCTGGTGATCGCGCTCTTGCCCACCTACGCGCAGATCGGCGCGCTCGCGCCGGCGCTGCTGCTGGTTGCGCGGCTGTTCCAGGGGTTGTCGGTGGGTGGCGAATACGGCACCAGCGCGACCTATATGAGTGAAGTCGCGCTCAAGGGGCGGCGCGGCTTTTTTGCGTCGTTCCAGTATGTCACGCTGATCGGCGGCCAGTTGTGCGCACTGCTCGTGCTGGTGGTGCTGCAACAAACGCTCTCCACCGAAGAGCTGAAGGCGTGGGGCTGGCGCGTGCCGTTCGTGATCGGCGCGCTGGCGGCCTTGATCGCGCTGTATCTGCGTAAATCGCTCGACGAAACCACCACGGCCGAGACGCGTCATCGCAAGGAAGCGGGCACGTTGCGCGGTCTGTGGGTGCATAAAGGCGCGTTCATGACCGTGCTCGGCTTCACGGCCGGCGGCTCGCTGATTTTCTACACGTTCACGACGTACATGCAGAAGTACCTGGTCAACACGGCAGGCATGCATGCCAAGACGGCCAGCAACGTGATGACCGCGGCGCTGTTCGTGTATATGGTAATGCAGCCGGCGTTCGGTGCATTGTCGGACCGCATCGGCCGCCGCCGTTCGATGCTGTTCTTCGGCTTTTTCGCGACCATCGGCACGGTGCCGTTGCTGCATGCGCTGAAAGACGTGACGAGCCCGTATGCGGCATTTGGCCTGGTGGTGCTGGCGCTCGCCATTGTGAGCTTCTACACGTCGATCAGCGGTCTGATCAAGGCGGAAATGTTCCCACCGGAAGTGCGCGCGCTGGGCGTGGGGTTGTCGTATGCGGTGGCCAATGCGATCTTCGGCGGCTCGGCGGAGTATGTCGCGCTGTGGTTGAAGTCGGTCGGCAGCGAGTCCGCGTTCTACTGGTACGTCACTGCGCTCTGCGCGATTGCCGGCATCGTCTCGCTGCGTATGCGCGATCCGTCGAAAGAAGGGTATTTGCGTCACGAGCCTTGA
- a CDS encoding glycosyltransferase family 2 protein: MSITSTPSTHPKVSICLPTCDRPDLLVTCIDSCLTQSYGNLEILIGDDSADRRTERLITTRYAREPRVRYMRNQPSLGQARNVANLFRRASGDKILLIHDDDLLTTDGVEKLVSLWTLHPRLEVAFGDQYEADHGGAIDFAASAKLNAAFRRSKDAEGLQSLPGRTGLIQMFPNNGWMANAELVKRIGYKDTYGVCCDFVFGTELCLAAREVFYLHDYVSVYRKTASSISHSTRGTTAAATLCAYAYVKALKLPAQLEPSRRLALRRLAPIVVSAHAKNRQALAGLKVAFAHLFAYRYGLNARLYYHLLMLARGALSARQQAVAAAAVAAVATAPAVGVDPAAVVKELVPEFASDHSEPV, from the coding sequence ATGTCCATCACTTCGACCCCCTCCACCCACCCCAAGGTTTCCATCTGTCTGCCCACTTGCGACCGCCCTGATCTGCTCGTGACGTGCATCGACTCGTGCCTGACGCAAAGCTACGGCAATCTGGAAATCCTGATCGGCGACGACTCGGCGGACAGGCGCACGGAGCGGTTGATCACAACGCGTTATGCACGCGAGCCACGCGTGCGCTATATGAGGAATCAGCCTTCACTCGGCCAGGCGCGCAATGTCGCGAACCTGTTCAGGCGCGCGAGCGGCGACAAGATTCTGCTGATCCACGACGACGACCTGCTCACCACGGACGGCGTCGAAAAACTCGTGTCGTTATGGACGCTGCATCCGCGACTCGAAGTGGCATTCGGCGATCAGTATGAAGCCGACCATGGCGGCGCCATCGATTTCGCGGCGAGCGCGAAGCTGAACGCCGCGTTTCGACGCTCGAAGGATGCCGAGGGCCTGCAATCCCTGCCGGGTAGAACCGGGCTCATTCAGATGTTCCCGAACAACGGCTGGATGGCCAACGCCGAACTCGTGAAGCGGATCGGCTACAAAGACACGTACGGCGTGTGCTGCGACTTCGTGTTCGGCACCGAGCTGTGTCTCGCGGCGCGCGAGGTCTTCTACCTGCACGACTACGTGTCCGTGTATCGCAAGACGGCAAGCTCGATCTCGCACAGCACGCGCGGCACGACGGCCGCGGCGACGCTCTGCGCGTATGCGTACGTCAAGGCATTGAAGCTGCCGGCGCAACTCGAGCCGTCACGCAGATTGGCGTTGCGCCGTCTCGCGCCGATCGTGGTGTCGGCTCACGCGAAGAACCGTCAGGCGCTCGCCGGACTCAAGGTCGCCTTCGCCCATCTGTTCGCGTACCGCTATGGGCTGAACGCGCGGCTTTACTACCATCTTCTGATGCTCGCGCGTGGCGCGTTGAGCGCGCGCCAGCAGGCCGTGGCGGCGGCCGCGGTCGCTGCGGTGGCTACGGCGCCTGCGGTGGGCGTGGATCCGGCCGCCGTCGTCAAGGAGTTGGTCCCGGAGTTCGCGAGCGATCATTCGGAGCCGGTGTAA